A single Lolium perenne isolate Kyuss_39 chromosome 6, Kyuss_2.0, whole genome shotgun sequence DNA region contains:
- the LOC127321042 gene encoding uncharacterized protein — MDRRARAAPRREEERPSHGRFLRPGALARLRDSRIVARSLRSAAAARLSLPSAPPSPAPAEPQQQRQDAVPHFLAGSTRGMCGVGRYPLRRRMAAARCVVFLPPAPSPEAFWEPSSDLIF; from the coding sequence ATGGACCGCCGCGCCCGCGCCGCCCCGCGCAGAGAGGAGGAGCGCCCGAGCCACGGCCGGTTCCTCCGCCCCGGCGCGCTCGCGCGGCTCCGGGACTCCAGGATCGTCGCCCGCTCCCtccggtcggcggcggcggcgcgcctcTCGCTCCCGTCCGCCCCTCCGTCCCCCGCGCCGGCGGAGCCGCAGCAGCAGCGGCAAGACGCCGTGCCGCACTTCCTGGCGGGGTCCACGAGGGGCATGTGCGGCGTGGGGCGGTACCCGCTCAGGCGGAGGATGGCCGCGGCCAGGTGCGTGGTGTTCCTGCCGCCGGCGCCGTCGCCGGAGGCGTTCTGGGAACCGTCGTCGGATCTCATCTTCTGA